One genomic region from Athalia rosae chromosome 3, iyAthRosa1.1, whole genome shotgun sequence encodes:
- the LOC105693928 gene encoding breast cancer type 1 susceptibility protein homolog has product MSENTVRDLHKIWDAVNSIRKTLQCTRCERLLQKPVTGKCGHPYCRLCIRTLGKTTQDYCNICKTVINTRNLRQLDNIQPTVENLQTLIEAIEKDSGTSYRDFRNQRPIEQYQRQSQKSEAYDPQPGSSVSEVYSGLSSKKPIQAEKEIAASKISDSVKSIGIPANKSNEKGNRSLNTRQRKSGTNSPIIVLPEKLDNIKSQEKVHEWLNSEDFMGEDSGNLESCQNLQPTVEVDSPTLYDGLKSFSQTSHRSDRLIEHEPKNPTLTRSERSLKNSEIMTKHQENLRTENSHRKFKSFTSEAIQQRSRTYTKENLNQVSKAVRPSETIFNILMNQSVEQKSGSKKLKGPSISNEDSWSELESFKKEARSKVRKRKRLNVSIERPHSSRHHVNISDPEEFEEGDQSKIEDFETAEDQNSRDMEANQMAHCQKQKPNLVSYRILEANEMIDVTKLNKRQVKDIIGVSNKDRSNDSSLSLEESPVKSLKNKLSLKKSGASSQDINRDPISLIKPDEKTNFDFDKSTVQAKQSIETAEDNTRPHSSLSHKGSENSKAEKLRHSTQIKTATLTRSPSKVMLDEDSTHCQLENQDATRIATQKPSIIKKCSDRLSLSGSSNRGSINVGAGTNVRYQILGKLHKPRKLVKFWHLGPIKSNSSEYELQNQAAVLTCDAQTQTSSGYTSSPSMVRIGSQKIIVSRESSENSLISATPTTLTTSNLLKKRITANANTSSRIEELQEPLEELNTLNKDNMLSPEKDSQLKYLATESHMVGINRSNSDGQHQTNQSFSAVTRESSFANSIFTTKQDPDYMTMMKKCAEKLLVTDSEIEGDPDITSERFYPVNQQTDAATDVRSNRMSATTSSAAPKTVSEYSSMKDDISVNKSPSLQSMGNYSEKSLSNASPRRKKFSKRSSTSATKRRSAEELKSQTKISNQTNDERVSEAETILLKPFNKTYGNQYEVRESVGTPPRHKVVRKLKYSQESGSSSDSSNGKIHSLNHQRKSIEEHKSACLPAPNSFKKIHKNCGTDTEDDDLVVSLSPSMSSSHSQNVMKSVPSQQTNKSSKFSEDISLVLTSLSEKPESGRKRSLSPACLDTAELQARASNWCAELERSPQEMVMGKRPRHLSKNPSPESTLKKKPKFDNEDSPTSSSNDSLPILNQTVFYGNQEINPEPMMVDDTVKKVKEISHQQFSSSTGENESSSSVIPFHSAVNVETDLIMTVSHARTDFDSAIDENLMELASHFDSIDKTIQAPQKSPNALSNERKYVAANSSRHVTPTKEKISSIQSVNIADGMAATNENLDLSIADTPEAQDILMTQRLSHNSDKENDSKRQDMKKRVTNDIIPENFEQQIKTETSESSFERDNFNITQEEAILLEFERNILGQKSSDALNKNIQNTLRNKASTNAPERNHKKDLRNILSEQEVAKEHQLNLVDSLTVGEEIIESTPEKSYLPSKKDFHSQIHNSQRSDVSRKSFRSVDITPISNRLHKSGASLSTTPLVMRNEKSSAATNSKVHPLYHSTPKPTTLVVSKTKLGTKNNERKLCFVCSCLTLSQVQTVKELARTHNADYTAVYKPEVTHLIVEENETNSASRTLKYLLSVAHKKWILSYRWVADSMNQKRLKQEEDYEVLDNDSLEPGPRRSRLRTRGLFEEYAFVCMEPFSDISLHQVKDIVTSTGGTVVGSLEALSRVTKKYKIILYNSERYDLAVLQSWLAKGRALPVLLEWVLACVGQYGLTSLYSYLHTLDPQLALDLGFPDELVAEDDDSCSLNDDASTSHAA; this is encoded by the exons ATGAGCGAGAACACGGTGAGGGATTTACATAAGATTTGGGATGCAGTGAATTCCATTCGGAAAACACTTCAGTGTACCAGGTG TGAGAGGCTACTCCAGAAACCTGTGACGGGTAAGTGCGGTCATCCGTATTGTAGACTCTGTATCCGTACCTTGGGAAAAACCACGCAGGATTACTGCAATATTTGTAAAACCGTCATAAACACCAGGAACTTACGGCAGCTTGACAACATTCAGCCAACAGTTGAAAATCTACAAACACTAATCGAAGCTATTGAAAAAGACTCTGGCACTAGCT ATCGAGATTTCCGTAACCAACGCCCAATAGAACAATACCAAAGACAATCCCAAAAGTCTGAAGCATATGATCCACAGCCAGGTTCCTCGGTGAGTGAAGTCTATAGTGGGTTATCCTCAAAGAAACCTATACAGGCTGAAAAGGAAATAGCGGCATCTAAAATATCTGATTCTGTCAAAAGCATTGGAATTCCAGCTaacaaatcaaatgaaaaaggcAATAGATCGTTAAACACAAGACAGAGGAAGTCTGGAACCAACAGCCCCATCATTGTTTTACCAGAAAAACTCGATAACATCAAATCTCAAGAAAAGGTTCATGAATGGCTCAACTCGGAGGATTTTATGGGCGAGGATTCAGGTAACCTGGAATCCTGTCAAAATCTTCAACCTACAGTTGAAGTGGATTCGCCAACCTTGTATGATGGACTCAAATCGTTTTCACAAACATCTCATCGTTCAGACAGATTGATCGAACATGAGCCAAAAAATCCTACGCTTACCCGATCGGAGAGATCCTTGAAGAATTCAGAAATTATGACAAAACATCAAGAAAATCTCAGGACTGAAAATAGTCATCGCAAGTTCAAAAGCTTCACGTCTGAAGCGATTCAACAAAGAAGCCGTACATATACTAAAGAGAATTTGAATCAGGTTTCTAAAGCTGTTAGGCCTTCAGAaacaatatttaatattttgatGAACCAGTCGGTAGAACAAAAATCAGGAAGCAAGAAACTGAAAGGCCCCTCCATATCAAACGAAGATTCGTGGTCTGAATTAGAAAGCTTTAAAAAAGAAGCACGCTCTAAGGTGAGAAAACGGAAACGCCTGAACGTCAGTATTGAAAGGCCACATTCTTCCAGACATCATGTTAATATCTCAGATCCTGAAGAATTTGAGGAAGGAGATcaaagtaaaattgaagattttGAGACCGCCGAAGATCAAAACAGTCGGGATATGGAAGCCAATCAGATGGCTCATTGTCAGAAACAAAAGCCTAATCTTGTGTCTTACAGGATACTAGAAGCAAACGAGATGATTGATGTTACAAAACTGAACAAGCGCCAAGTAAAAGACATAATTGGGGTCTCAAACAAAGATAGATCAAATGATTCAAGCTTGAGTCTTGAAGAGTCTCCGGTTAAATCACTGAAGAATAAATTGTCACTCAAGAAATCTGGTGCATCTAGCCAAGATATTAACAGAGACCCAATTTCGCTCATAAAACCTGACGAAAAgacaaattttgattttgacaAAAGTACAGTACAAGCCAAGCAAAGTATTGAAACTGCAGAAGACAACACACGGCCTCACTCTAGTCTGTCGCATAAAGGTTCGGAGAATTCCAAAGCTGAAAAATTGCGACATTCTACTCAGATAAAAACAGCAACTCTCACCCGTAGCCCCTCCAAAGTGATGTTGGATGAAGACtccactcattgtcagctggAAAATCAGGATGCCACTAGGATTGCGACACAAAAACCTTCTATCATAAAAAAATGCAGTGATAGATTATCGTTAAGTGGATCTTCAAACCGTGGTTCAATAAATGTGGGAGCTGGTACTAACGTTCGTTACCaaattttgggaaaacttCACAAGCCTAGAAAACTTGTCAAATTCTGGCATCTCGGCCcgataaaatcaaattcatcTGAGTATGAGTTACAAAATCAAGCTGCAGTTTTGACTTGTGATGCCCAGACTCAGACAAGTTCCGGATATACCAGCTCTCCTTCAATGGTGAGGATTGGATCACAGAAAATAATTGTCAGCCGCGAATCATCGGAAAATTCGCTCATCTCTGCAACTCCCACTACTCTGACTACTTCAAATCTTTTGAAGAAAAGGATTACCGCAAATGCCAACACCAGTAGTAGAATTGAAGAGCTACAAGAGCCATTAGAAGAATTGAATACTTTGAATAAAGATAATATGTTATCTCCAGAGAAAGATTCACAACTGAAATACTTGGCCACTGAGTCTCATATGGTGGGAATAAATCGCTCAAATTCAGACGGTCAACACCAAACTAACCAATCATTTTCTGCAGTCACAAGAGAAAGCAGCTTCGCAAACTCAATCTTTACAACAAAACAAGACCCAGATTATATgacaatgatgaaaaaatgtgcaGAGAAATTGCTAGTTACAGATTCTGAAATTGAAGGGGATCCTGATATAACAAGCGAAAGGTTTTATCCAGTAAACCAGCAAACTGATGCTGCAACTGATGTTAGGTCTAATAGAATGTCTGCTACAACAAGTTCTGCTGCTCCAAAGACTGTATCAGAATATTCATCCATGAAAGACGATATCAGTGTCAATAAATCACCTTCCTTGCAAAGTATGGGTAATTATTCAGAGAAAAGCCTATCCAATGCTTCGCcaaggagaaagaaattttcgaaacgttcAAGTACTAGTGCAACCAAACGAAGAAGTGCAGAAGAATTGAAATCACAGACGAAAATAAGTAACCAAACCAATGATGAGCGTGTGTCTGAAGCTGAAACTATACTGCTAAAGCCCTTCAACAAAACATATGGCAACCAGTATGAAGTTAGAGAATCAGTTGGCACACCTCCTAGGCACAAGGTTGTCAGAAAATTGAAGTATAGTCAGGAGTCCGGTTCAAGTTCAGATAGTAGTAATGGAAAAATCCATTCCTTGAATCACCAAAGAAAATCTATTGAAGAACATAAATCCGCTTGCCTACCTGCACCAaattcttttaaaaaaatacataaaaattgtGGTACGGATACGGAGGATGATGACTTGGTAGTATCATTAAGCCCAAGTATGTCATCTAGTCATTCCCAAAATGTAATGAAATCTGTACCCTCCCagcaaacaaacaaaagtTCAAAATTCAGTGAAGATATAAGCTTAGTTTTGACTTCACTTTCGGAAAAacctgaatctggaagaaagaGATCTCTGTCACCAGCCTGTTTGGACACTGCCGAGCTACAGGCACGGGCGAGTAACTGGTGTGCGGAATTGGAGCGTTCTCCACAAGAAATGGTTATGGGCAAAAGGCCTCGTCATCTGTCCAAAAACCCTTCTCCTGAAAGTACgctaaagaaaaaaccgaaattcgATAATGAAGACTCACCTACCTCAAGTAGCAATGACAGTCTCCCAATATTAAATCAAACTGTTTTTTATGGAAACCAAGAGATAAACCCTGAACCAATGATGGTGGATGACACAGTAAAAAAGGTCAAAGAGATTTCTCATCAACAATTCTCAAGTAGTACTGGCGAGAATGAATCCTCTTCTTCAGTAATACCTTTTCACAGTGCCGTCAACGTGGAAACGGATCTCATTATGACAGTTTCTCATGCGCGAACTGATTTTGATAGTGCTATTGACGAAAATCTAATGGAACTTGCATCTCACTTTGATAGCATTGATAAAACCATTCAAGCGCCGCAAAAGAGTCCTAATGCGTTATCAAATGAAAGGAAGTATGTTGCAGCAAATAGCTCAAGGCATGTTACGCCGACTAAAGAGAAAATATCTTCAATTCAATCAGTAAATATTGCGGATGGAATGGCAGCCACAAATGAAAACTTGGATCTCAGCATAGCTGACACTCCAGAGGCTCAAGATATCCTGATGACGCAACGACTTTCTCATAATTCTGACAAAGAAAATGATTCTAAAAGACAAGATATGAAAAAGAGGGTAACGAATGATATTATtccagaaaatttcgaacaacaaATAAAGACAGAAACATCTGAGTCTTCTTTTGAACGTGATAATTTTAACATAACTCAGGAGGAAGCGATACTGCTCGAATTTGAGAGAAATATACTTGGGCAAAAAAGTAGCGAtgcattaaataaaaatattcaaaatacaTTACGAAACAAAGCATCAACAAATGCCCCAGAAAGGAACCATAAAAAGGATCTACGAAACATTTTGTCCGAACAGGAGGTGGCAAAGGAACATCAATTGAACCTTGTTGATTCACTGACGGTCGGAGAAGAGATCATCGAGAGTACTCCGGAAAAAAGTTATCTGCCatcaaaaaaagattttcacagTCAGATCCACAATTCACAGAGATCAGATGTATCACGAAAAAGCTTTAGATCTGTAGATATAACTCCGATTTCTAATAGACTCCATAAATCCGGGGCATCTTTATCTACGACCCCGTTGGTCATGCGTAACGAAAAATCTTCGGCGGCTACAAACTCGAAAGTTCATCCTCTTTATCACAGTACCCCAAAACCTACAACTTTAGTtgtttcaaaaacaaaactcgGTACGAAGAATAATGAACGCAAATTGTGCTTCGTATGTAGTTGCTTGACTCTCTCCCAAGTACAAACCGTTAAAGAACTTGCACGCACTCACAATGCAGATTACACGGCGGTCTACAAGCCAGAAGTAACTCATCTTATCGTTGAAGAGAACGAAACGAATTCTGCGAGTAGAACGCTCAAATATCTACTAAGTGTGGCTCATAAGAAATGGATACTCAGCTATCGTTGGGTGGCGGATTCTATGAATCAGAAAAGACTAAAACAAGAGGAAGACTATGAAGTACTCGACAACGATTCCCTGGAACCAGGTCCACGAAGATCTCGATTAAGAACAAGAGGCTTATTCGAAGAGTATGCTTTTGTGTGTATGGAACCATTCTCGGATATCTCGCTCCATCAGGTCAAG gaTATTGTGACCAGCACCGGCGGCACAGTAGTCGGCTCTTTGGAAGCTCTTTCCcgtgtgacaaaaaaatataaaattattctgtacAACAGTGAACGATATGACTTGGCTGTATTGC AGAGTTGGCTAGCCAAAGGACGAGCCTTACCAGTGCTACTTGAGTGGGTCCTGGCTTGCGTCGGACAATACGGATTGACCTCTCTCTACTCGTATCTACACACTCTAGATCCTCAGTTAGCATTAGACTTGGGATTTCCTGACGAGCTTGTAGCCGAAGATGACGATAGCTGCAGCTTGAATGATGATGCTTCGACTTCACATGCCGCGTGA